The sequence TTTTGTCTCGCTCAGCGCATTTGAAGCAAGTTCTTCATAGCGGCGGCTGCCGGTGATTGAAGAAATTTTCGACTTATAGGTGTTTTGGGCATCATTAATGAGAAAAAACAGTTTATCAACCAGATTTATTACTTCTATAGGTGCATTCGGTATATCCCTCATAACCGGCGAAACTTGCGAAGCAGCTTTTTTTGCATTTTCCTCAGTCTTTACAGTATTTACTATGTCCCTTGGAGAAATGATGTCATATTCCGATATTGCACCCAAAGTAACTCTGTATTTTCTCGGAGTTGCACCGTTTAAAACTATGAGAAATGCAAGAACAATTGCTGCAGCGGCAATAAAAAGCCTCTGAATGCGTTTATTCTTGTAAAATGCTTTTTTACTGCCGTTATTGCTCCTATCCTTGTCTTTTGTCATAATAATTGTTCTCCTCCAGTCAGGAAAGCTGCTTTAACCCCTTTTAATTGGTTTCCTTGCTTTCCTTTTTGCCCTTTTCCTTCTTTTCCCTATCATATCTTTCATATGCCTGGATAATTCTTTGAACCAATTCATGTCTTACCACGTCCATGTCCGACAAATGGACAAAAGAAATACCCTTTACGTCCTTTAACACTTTCATGACCTCAACAAGCCCTGACTTTTTTTCCCCCGGAAGGTCTATCTGGGTAATATCACCGGTAATAACGGCTTTTGAACCAAACCCTATTCGCGTAAGAAACATTTTCATCTGCTCCGGAGTGGTATTTTGGGCTTCATCAAGTATAATGAATGAATCGTCCAAAGTTCTTCCTCTCATGTATGCAAGGGGCGCAACTTCTATCATGCCTTTTTCCAGATATTTATGATATGTTTCGGCTCCCATCATTTCATAAAGAGCATCATACAAAGGACGTAAATACGGATCCACCTTGTTTTGCAAATCGCCCGGCAAAAATCCCAGTTTTTCACCTGCTTCAACCGCAGGTCTTGTAAGAACTATCCTGTTTACTTTCTTGTTTCTGAAAGCATTAACCGCCATGGCCACGGCAAGAAATGTCTTTCCCGTGCCTGCCGGTCCTATGCCGAATACTATGTCATTTTCTTTTATTGCATCCACATAAACCTTCTGTCCATGGGTCTTCGCCTTTATCTGCCTGCCTCTTGCGGTAAGGCAGACAAAATC comes from Acetivibrio thermocellus ATCC 27405 and encodes:
- a CDS encoding PhoH family protein — protein: MESLVEVSLEFDRIEHAMNLFGNFDENINIIEDAFNVKIISRDNEIRVVGYSDAVYKAQTVLQRLIAMAAQGDIISKQNVSYFVQLAEENQLDKIKGFTADFVCLTARGRQIKAKTHGQKVYVDAIKENDIVFGIGPAGTGKTFLAVAMAVNAFRNKKVNRIVLTRPAVEAGEKLGFLPGDLQNKVDPYLRPLYDALYEMMGAETYHKYLEKGMIEVAPLAYMRGRTLDDSFIILDEAQNTTPEQMKMFLTRIGFGSKAVITGDITQIDLPGEKKSGLVEVMKVLKDVKGISFVHLSDMDVVRHELVQRIIQAYERYDREKKEKGKKESKETN